In one window of Dromaius novaehollandiae isolate bDroNov1 chromosome W, bDroNov1.hap1, whole genome shotgun sequence DNA:
- the LOC135324129 gene encoding uncharacterized protein LOC135324129 isoform X1: MDAVLKVVRVGAREWVLSMRADAVTNCVGRLLKDGAIVRPGDIFSPSNWEKCTRALAQRAMATKKAAELKTWGDITIILARTREELETWQAARAALHMSAEMATQTAANAEERTEAIEGGAIVGDEVKTESVETDIKEEAVNQEPERGEGEAKTPEAYPITPSSPPPPRYPWKEMRAMEGGELGEPGDLCGDRDMKKPVAGRGKESKVKVEEAEEKERPLIVDDPRDWLPGAMIRVQWEDERREEAGERPEAGERPRVPHPGKDGAGRERSGRRPALRKEETEDSGAATRAEFPRRSQRRRKKKKKKKKKRRKVTRDMEQMFMLLTALEEETAKQRGLLEAIAKQRGLLEATAKQRGLSETAGSTQAGGGKEIPLTDWKLIATECALSGLKFRAPIGAFPVRVAPGRGGGSGMDAPRPKDGTTAIESSARTGPATPGDTDVAGRGARGRPNTVGLSRPRATGFIAHDGPYVERSVDLAPAAGVDGRAGRPAEPTGPIHPSAVKRK, translated from the coding sequence atggacgcggtacttaaggttgtacgcgtgggtgcccgggaatgggtgctctctatgagagcggatgcagttacgaactgcgtcgggcggctcctgaaagatggagcgatagttagaccaggggacattttttccccttctaactgggagaagtgcactcgagcacttgctcagagagctatggccactaagaaggccgcagagcttaagacgtggggagatataacgatcattttagcaaggactagggaggagcttgagacctggcaggctgcccgcgcggcgctacacatgtccgcggaaatggcgacacagacagcagcaaacgcagaggagcgaacggaggcgatagagggaggggcgatagtaggggatgaagtgaaaacggagagtgtggaaacagacataaaggaggaggcggttaatcaggaaccagagcggggagagggggaggcaaaaactccagaggcttacccaataacgccctcttctccgcctccgccgcggtatccgtggaaagaaatgagggcgatggaagggggagaactaggagaaccaggagacctttgtggagaccgagatatgaaaaagccagtggcgggtagaggaaaagaaagcaaggtgaaagtggaggaggcagaagaaaaggaaagaccgcttatagtggatgatccccgagactggctaccgggggccatgattcgggtgcagtgggaggacgaaagaagagaagaagcaggggaaagaccagaagcaggggaaagaccgagggtgccgcacccgggaaaagatggcgctggccgagagaggagtgggcgtcgaccagcattgcggaaggaggagactgaagactcaggtgcagcaactagggcggagttcccccgccgcagtcagaggcgaaggaaaaaaaaaaaaaaaaaaaaaaaaaaaaggaggaaagtcacaagagatatggagcagatgtttatgctgcttacagctctggaagaagaaacagctaaacaaagagggctattagaggcaatagctaaacaaagagggctattagaggcaacagctaaacaaagagggctatcagagacagcaggttccacccaagcgggagggggaaaagaaattcccctaacagactggaaactgatagcgacggaatgtgccctgagtggcctcaagtttcgtgcgccaataggggccttcccagtacgagttgccccggggaggggggggggcagtggaatggatgcccctcgacccaaagacggtacaacagctattgaaagcagtgcaagaacagggcctgcgacacccggtgacacagacgttgctggacgcggcgcacgcgggaggcctaataccgtgggattgtcgcgccctcgcgcgactggttttatcgcccacgatggtccttatgtggaaagaagcgtggacctcgcgcctgcagcaggcgttgatggccgcgcaggcagacccgcagaacccactgggccaatccaccctagcgcggttaagaggaaatga
- the LOC135324132 gene encoding proteasome adapter and scaffold protein ECM29-like: MLLNGLTKLIDEYKEDPKLLSMAYSAVGKLSGRMPQLFAKDIALVQQFFEALCKEEADTRLAIQEALSMMVGAYSSLEGAQHTLMEALVASYLIKSEVQVRQVAVKYASTVFPPDHIPSRYLLLLAAGDPREEVHREAQRVLRMFPGKSEKESARNQMPSFPEMVHYIQDKVQRFHLGEYCNKIDA; this comes from the exons ATGCTTTTAAATGGACTTACAAAGCTGATCGATGAATACAAAGAG GATCCCAAACTGTTGTCAATGGCGTATTCAGCAGTTGGAAAACTCTCCGG CCGAATGCCTCAGCTCTTTGCCAAGGATATAGCTCTGGTACAGCAGTTTTTTGAAGCCTTATGTAAG GAAGAGGCTGATACCAGGCTCGCTATTCAGGAGGCCTTGTCTATGATGGTTGGAGCATATAGCAGCTTGGAAGGAGCCCAGCATACTCTGATGGAAGCTCTTGTGGCTTCATACCTAATAAAG TCTGAAGTCCAAGTACGTCAGGTGGCCGTGAAGTATGCCAGCACAGTATTCCCTCCAGATCACATCCCTTCCAGATACTTACTACTGTTAGCTGCAGGAGATCC GCGGGAGGAGGTACATAGAGAAGCCCAGCGGGTGCTGAGAATGTTTCCTGGTAAAAGTGAAAAGGAGAGTGCTAGGAATCAGATGCCTTCCTTCCCTGAAATGGTCCATTACATTCAAGACAAGGTACAGCGCTTCCACCTCGGAGAATACTGTAACAAGATTGATGCTTAA
- the LOC135324130 gene encoding uncharacterized protein LOC135324130: RSANINRARYPCPDGYGAYLGTPFIALAIAWTFPIPLSWRTDQPVWVEQWPLKRESLIQAHELVKEQYKQGHLRLSTSPWNTPIFVIKKKSGKYRLLHDLRAVNRQMHDMGALQPGLPSPAMIPEGWHLLIVDLKDCFFTIALHEDDKQRFAFTLPAINREGPDQRFEWTVLPQGMRNSPTLCQLYVDAALQPLRQQWPETIIYHYMDDILLAQKTPFSPEQKFDLITQLKKKELVMAPEKVQESSPWQYLGWHISNATIRPQKLTIRTDIRTLNDAQKLLGDLQWIRPVVGIPNELLNLLRPLLKGTDPAAAVTLTEEQQRVLQEIASLITTRATHRRLENQPLDLTILCGPQYLMGAITQHKIKTGEKRGLAEPIVLEWIAPLLQPKRTIQEKISTLAELIRTLFAPDLHDQRWSNLTAAIKHRRSENRRGKRELKKLGSDCVDDVELWGPAERFFAAALAPNVAVAHAMSNLNKLACWAVRQSNVTTQILSEMSQDMDSLRHAVLQNRAAIDFLLLAQGRGCEDFEGMCCFNLSDHGQSIYEQLKWLKDHTQRITVQYNWFDDLFRKMFGNVSTWILSLIKEGLRILVIIVLILIAVRVIFGCLTQKLEQLTKKVFLAQNKNGGIVEDWLEGRGHVKIEQLKEAELSAYRTQLM, encoded by the coding sequence aggagtgcaaacattaatagggcgcgatatccttgcccagatgggtatggtgcttacctcggaacaccctttatagcactggccattgcctggactttcccaatcccactcagctggaggactgatcagcctgtgtgggtagagcaatggccgcttaaacgggaaagtctcattcaagcacatgaactagtaaaggaacagtacaaacaaggtcatctaagactatctaccagcccttggaataccccaatatttgtgatcaagaaaaaatccggcaaatacagacttttacatgatctacgtgctgtaaacagacagatgcatgacatgggtgctttacaaccggggttacccagcccagcaatgatcccagaaggctggcacctgctaatcgtagatttaaaggactgtttctttaccatagccctccatgaagatgataaacagcgatttgcatttacactccctgctatcaatagagaggggccagaccaaagatttgaatggacagtactaccgcagggtatgcgaaactcaccaaccctctgtcaactctatgtcgatgcggcacttcaaccgttacgtcaacagtggccagagaccataatatatcactacatggacgacatattgttggcacaaaaaacccctttttctcctgaacaaaaatttgatctaatcacacaattaaagaaaaaggaacttgtgatggccccggaaaaggtacaggaatccagcccctggcagtatctaggttggcatatttcgaatgccaccatcagaccacagaaattgacaatcaggactgacataagaacactcaatgatgctcaaaaactattaggagacctccaatggatccgtccggttgtcggcattcctaatgaacttttaaatctgctacgccccttgctgaagggaacagacccagcggctgccgtcacgctcacagaggaacagcaacgggtactccaggaaattgcatcgctaattactacgcgtgctacgcaccgacgcctggaaaatcagccacttgatcttactattttatgtggcccacaatacctaatgggagccattacacaacacaaaataaaaacgggggaaaaaagagggttggcggaacccattgtactagaatggatagcaccactgttacaaccaaaacgaactattcaagaaaaaatttcaacgctggccgaactcattaggacactcttcgcccctgacttacatgatcagcgttggtcaaatctgactgcagcaatcaaacatagaagaagtgagaatcgtcgaggcaagcgtgaattgaaaaaactaggttcagattgtgttgatgatgtagaattatgggggcctgcggaaaggtttttcgccgcagctttagctcctaacgttgcagttgcgcatgccatgtctaatctaaataaacttgcttgttgggctgttaggcaatcaaatgttactacacaaattctctctgaaatgtcacaggatatggatagcctgagacatgcagtgttgcaaaatagagccgctatagactttctgcttttggcacagggacgcgggtgtgaggattttgaaggaatgtgttgttttaatctttctgatcatggacagtcaatctatgagcaattgaaatggctaaaggaccacacccagagaatcaccgtacagtataattggtttgatgatctgtttagaaagatgtttggtaatgtgagtacctggattttgagcttgatcaaagaagggctacgtattctagtcataattgtattaattttaattgctgtaagagtgatttttggctgcttaacacaaaagcttgaacaattaactaaaaaggtctttctcgcacaaaataaaaacgggggaattgtggaggactggcttgagggcagaggtcatgtgaagattgaacaactaaaggaagcagaactaagtgcatatcgcacacagttgatgtga